In Mycolicibacterium phocaicum, one DNA window encodes the following:
- a CDS encoding cell division ATP-binding protein FtsE, with product MITLDHVSKNYKSSARPALDNVSLKIDKGEFVFLIGPSGSGKSTFMRLPAVRGADVAFALEVIGKRPDTCNRIVPDVLEMVGLSGKANRLPGELSGGEQQRVAIARAFVNRPLVLLADEPTGNLDPETSNDIMDLLERINRTGTTVVMATHDHHIVDSMRQRVIELELGRLIRDEQSGVYGMDR from the coding sequence ATGATCACCCTCGACCACGTGAGCAAGAACTACAAGTCTTCGGCACGCCCAGCCCTGGACAACGTGTCGCTCAAGATTGACAAGGGTGAGTTCGTCTTTCTCATCGGTCCGTCCGGTTCCGGGAAGTCGACGTTCATGCGTCTGCCTGCGGTGCGAGGTGCCGACGTGGCGTTCGCGCTCGAGGTGATCGGCAAGCGTCCGGACACCTGCAACCGCATCGTGCCCGATGTGCTGGAGATGGTCGGCTTGTCCGGCAAGGCCAACCGGCTGCCCGGCGAGTTGTCCGGTGGCGAACAGCAGCGCGTGGCGATCGCCCGGGCCTTCGTCAACCGGCCGCTGGTGCTGCTGGCGGACGAGCCCACCGGCAACTTGGACCCCGAGACGAGCAACGACATCATGGACCTGCTGGAGCGGATCAACCGCACCGGTACGACGGTCGTGATGGCCACCCACGACCATCACATCGTCGACTCGATGCGTCAGCGCGTCATCGAACTCGAACTCGGCCGCCTCATCCGTGATGAGCAGAGCGGCGTCTACGGAATGGATCGCTAA